The following are from one region of the Bactrocera oleae isolate idBacOlea1 chromosome 6, idBacOlea1, whole genome shotgun sequence genome:
- the Rev1 gene encoding DNA repair protein Rev1 isoform X1, producing MNANGFEQWGGYMDAKITKLEEQFSASSNPYRKSNLFSGISIFVNGLTNPSADELKRIMMVHGGIYHHYERSHTTYIIASNLPDVKVRNMNTSKIISPQWVVDSVKEMRVLDYTRYLLYTNQKVSQPSLVFKNVKKSVRENNQSIKENYNAAHSKEVVVQHETSALTDTDKINNKDLARTAVDPKFLSEFYNNSRLHHIATLGAGFKQYVSDLRDRHGTNGFPARKELKKKLNVSVNIKTRTSAKYVMHIDMDCFFVSVGLRKHPELKGQPVAVTHSKGGASANEVPVHPGADRKTEMELFAKRFEQHLHNNILSEKVRGGFEAKMSLSEIASCSYEARAKGIRNGMFVGQALNLCPELKTIPYDFEGYREVAYTLYDTIAQYTLNIEAVSCDEMFVDLTDILEEMQVEPMEFVRAVREEMRAKTGCPCSAGVGGNKLQARMATKQAKPDGQYLLLPEVAEEYMADIKIEELPGVGSSTAYTLKNNNLVTCGDLQKISLLTLQMHVGKKFGETLHQFCHGIDNRPLTYGQIRKSVSAEVNYGIRFKEFSELETFLRQLCTEVHTRLTDIKRRTKCVTLKVMVRAKDAPLEAAKFMGHGVCDHITKSVSLSDYTSDVEVITRTIIATMKALTIPPNELRGIGIQLSKLNDPNESKARKENAIMNMFSKVAEKKKDKISEPFDNNIDTSITRDNAATINANMPIIYKAASNEHKSEQNNKDLGKRTRGKIASGVSEKKSKNTPDIMDLMQKAKSKQPVVSSSNTPSINNAIPKDIDPDVFAALPVDIRNEILQAHSGSVQQPMKTVTSTQPLTNSNLSILNESDFQPSTSKAAELKKQRKQLQKLQKQQDHQVNAYNFTKTPHIDPEFLAALPKELRMEVEKEYAQLPANCEPPDFVRKPSSKSPENSDEQRHKIQISTDNIFMQVNCKEIILAWLKSADEPEAYDVDLIAKHAEEMVSTDEIDTLYTPLIYLCKLINIQKSSGTTSDCVWHKAYLGIIKVVQKRMAEAYNGRSLFLGVKLECDKCKNSLIK from the exons ATGAATGCAAATGGATTCGAACAATGG GGGGGCTATATGGATGCAAAAATCACAAAGCTCGAGGAACAATTTTCCGCATCTAGCAATCCCTACCGAAAATCTAATTTATTTTCTGGAATATCCATTTTTGTCAACGGTCTAACTAATCCTTCAGCTGACGAGTTAAAACGAATCATGATGGTCCATGGAGGCATCTACCATCATTATGAACGTTCCCATACCACTTACATCATAGCATCTAATTTGCCAGATGTAAAAGTTCGTAATATGAATACCAGTAAAATTATAAGCCCACAATGGGTGGTCGACTCGGTAAAAGAAATGCGTGTTTTGGACTATACCCgttatttattgtatacaaaTCAAAAGGTATCGCAGCCAAGCTTAGTCTTTAAGAATGTTAAAAAGAGTGTTCGGGAGAATAATCaatcaataaaagaaaattacaatgCCGCACATAGTAAAGAAGTTGTAGTTCAGCACGAAACCAGTGCATTGACAGATACTGATAAAATCAACAATAAAGATTTGGCGCGTACTGCTGTTGATCCGAAATTTCTTTcagaattttataataattcaaGATTACATCATATCGCAACACTTGGTGCTGGTTTTAAGCAGTACGTATCCGATTTGCGTGATCGACATGGTACAAACGGTTTTCCAGCACGAAAAGAACTgaagaaaaaactaaatgttAGTGTAAATATAAAGACTAGAACATCTGCGAAATATGTCATGCATATCGATATGGATTGCTTCTTTGTGTCTGTTGGTCTGCGGAAACATCCCGAATTAAAGGGTCAACCAGTTGCTGTCACACATTCGAAag GCGGAGCGAGCGCAAATGAGGTTCCCGTTCACCCAGGCGCTGACCGCAAAACTGAAATGGAATTGTTTGCAAAGCGTTTTGAGCAACATTTACACAACAATATTTTATCTGAGAAAGTACGTGGAGGTTTCGAAGCTAAAATGTCACTTTCGGAAATTGCTTCATGTAGCTACGAGGCCCGCGCCAAAGGTATACGCAATGGCATGTTTGTCGGACAAGCTTTGAATTTATGTCCTGAATTAAAGACCATACCTTATGATTTCGAAGGCTACCGTGAAGTAGCTTATACCTTATATGATACTATAGCTCAGTATACGTTAAATATTGAAGCTGTTAGTTGCGATGAAATGTTTGTTGATCTAACAGATATATTAGAAGAGATGCAGGTGGAACCAATGGAATTTGTGCGTGCTGTGCGCGAAGAAATGCGAGCAAAAACTGGGTGTCCATGCTCCGCAGGTGTAGGTGGAAATAA GTTGCAAGCGCGCATGGCAACAAAACAGGCCAAGCCAGATGGTCAGTACTTATTGCTGCCAGAAGTTGCTGAAGAGTATATGGCAGACATAAAAATCGAAGAGTTACCCGGTGTGGGAAGTAGCACAGCTTATActctgaaaaataataatttagtaaCTTGCGGAGATCTTCAAAAGATTTCGTTATTGACATTACAAATGCATGTTGGCAAAAAATTTGGTGAGACGCTTCATCAGTTCTGCCATGGTATCGATAATCGTCCGCTTACTTATGGGCAA ATACGTAAATCGGTTTCTGCAGAAGTGAATTATGGTATACGTTTCAAAGAATTCAGTGAATTGGAAACATTTTTGCGACAATTATGCACTGAAGTGCACACTCGCCTTACCGACATAAAACGACGCACGAAATGTGTTACACTAAAGGTAATGGTACGCGCTAAAGATGCACCCCTTGAGGCAGCTAAATTTATGGGTCACGGCGTATGTGATCACATAACAAAATCAGTTTCACTCTCAGATTATACAAGCGACGTAGAAGTGATCACGCGCACAATTATTGCTACTATGAAGGCACTGACGATACCGCCAAATGAATTGCGTGGCATTGGCATTCAACTCTCTAAACTAAATGATCCTAACGAAAGCAAGGCACGAAAGGAGAATGCAATAATGAATATGTTTAGCAAGGTGGCGGAAAAGAAAAAAG ACAAAATCAGTGAACCGTTCGATAATAATATTGACACTAGTATCACAAGAGATAATGCTGCTACCATAAATGCTAATATGCCGATAATATATAAGGCAGCATCAAATGAACACAAATCCGAACAAAACAACAAAGATCTTGGAAAACGCACTCGAGGTAAGATTGCTAGTGGCGTCTCGgagaaaaaatcgaaaaatacgcCTGATATAATGGACTTAATGCAAAAAGCCAAATCAAAGCAACCGGTCGTATCGTCGAGTAACACTCCGAGTATTAACAATGCCATACCGAAAGATATCGATCCAGATGTATTTGCGGCTCTACCAGTCGACATacgtaatgaaattttacaagcCCACAGTGGAAGTGTACAACAACCAATGAAAACCGTTACGTCAACTCAACCACTAACTAATTCGAATTTAAGCATTCTAAACGAAAGTGATTTCCAACCATCAACGTCCAAAGCAGCCGAACTAAAAAAACAACGTAAACAGCTGCAGaaattacaaaagcaacaagaCCATCAAGTTAACGCATATAATTTCACAAAAACGCCGCATATTGATCCGGAATTTTTGGCGGCGTTGCCAAAAGAGTTACGTATGGAAGTGGAGAAGGAATATGCGCAGCTACCTGCAAATTGTGAGCCACCTGACTTCGTGAGAAAACCTAGCAGCAAGTCACCAGAAAATTCTGATGAACAGCggcacaaaatacaaatatctaCCGACAATATTTTCATGCAAGTGAACtgtaaagaaataattttagctTGGTTAAAGAGCGCCGACGAACCAGAAGCATATGATGTTGATTTGATTGCCAAACATGCTGAAGAAATGGTCAGTACTGATGAAATTGATACACTATACACGCCGCTAATATATCTCTGCAA GTTAATAAATATCCAGAAGAGTAGTGGTACAACTAGTGATTGTGTGTGGCACAAAGCCTACCTGGGCATAATAAAGGTAGTACAGAAGCGAATGGCAGAAGCTTATAACGGCCGTAGTCTGTTTTTGGGCGTAAAGTTGGAATGtgataaatgtaaaaattcgTTAATAAAGTGA
- the Rev1 gene encoding DNA repair protein Rev1 isoform X2, with protein MNANGFEQWGGYMDAKITKLEEQFSASSNPYRKSNLFSGISIFVNGLTNPSADELKRIMMVHGGIYHHYERSHTTYIIASNLPDVKVRNMNTSKIISPQWVVDSVSQPSLVFKNVKKSVRENNQSIKENYNAAHSKEVVVQHETSALTDTDKINNKDLARTAVDPKFLSEFYNNSRLHHIATLGAGFKQYVSDLRDRHGTNGFPARKELKKKLNVSVNIKTRTSAKYVMHIDMDCFFVSVGLRKHPELKGQPVAVTHSKGGASANEVPVHPGADRKTEMELFAKRFEQHLHNNILSEKVRGGFEAKMSLSEIASCSYEARAKGIRNGMFVGQALNLCPELKTIPYDFEGYREVAYTLYDTIAQYTLNIEAVSCDEMFVDLTDILEEMQVEPMEFVRAVREEMRAKTGCPCSAGVGGNKLQARMATKQAKPDGQYLLLPEVAEEYMADIKIEELPGVGSSTAYTLKNNNLVTCGDLQKISLLTLQMHVGKKFGETLHQFCHGIDNRPLTYGQIRKSVSAEVNYGIRFKEFSELETFLRQLCTEVHTRLTDIKRRTKCVTLKVMVRAKDAPLEAAKFMGHGVCDHITKSVSLSDYTSDVEVITRTIIATMKALTIPPNELRGIGIQLSKLNDPNESKARKENAIMNMFSKVAEKKKDKISEPFDNNIDTSITRDNAATINANMPIIYKAASNEHKSEQNNKDLGKRTRGKIASGVSEKKSKNTPDIMDLMQKAKSKQPVVSSSNTPSINNAIPKDIDPDVFAALPVDIRNEILQAHSGSVQQPMKTVTSTQPLTNSNLSILNESDFQPSTSKAAELKKQRKQLQKLQKQQDHQVNAYNFTKTPHIDPEFLAALPKELRMEVEKEYAQLPANCEPPDFVRKPSSKSPENSDEQRHKIQISTDNIFMQVNCKEIILAWLKSADEPEAYDVDLIAKHAEEMVSTDEIDTLYTPLIYLCKLINIQKSSGTTSDCVWHKAYLGIIKVVQKRMAEAYNGRSLFLGVKLECDKCKNSLIK; from the exons ATGAATGCAAATGGATTCGAACAATGG GGGGGCTATATGGATGCAAAAATCACAAAGCTCGAGGAACAATTTTCCGCATCTAGCAATCCCTACCGAAAATCTAATTTATTTTCTGGAATATCCATTTTTGTCAACGGTCTAACTAATCCTTCAGCTGACGAGTTAAAACGAATCATGATGGTCCATGGAGGCATCTACCATCATTATGAACGTTCCCATACCACTTACATCATAGCATCTAATTTGCCAGATGTAAAAGTTCGTAATATGAATACCAGTAAAATTATAAGCCCACAATGGGTGGTCGACTCG GTATCGCAGCCAAGCTTAGTCTTTAAGAATGTTAAAAAGAGTGTTCGGGAGAATAATCaatcaataaaagaaaattacaatgCCGCACATAGTAAAGAAGTTGTAGTTCAGCACGAAACCAGTGCATTGACAGATACTGATAAAATCAACAATAAAGATTTGGCGCGTACTGCTGTTGATCCGAAATTTCTTTcagaattttataataattcaaGATTACATCATATCGCAACACTTGGTGCTGGTTTTAAGCAGTACGTATCCGATTTGCGTGATCGACATGGTACAAACGGTTTTCCAGCACGAAAAGAACTgaagaaaaaactaaatgttAGTGTAAATATAAAGACTAGAACATCTGCGAAATATGTCATGCATATCGATATGGATTGCTTCTTTGTGTCTGTTGGTCTGCGGAAACATCCCGAATTAAAGGGTCAACCAGTTGCTGTCACACATTCGAAag GCGGAGCGAGCGCAAATGAGGTTCCCGTTCACCCAGGCGCTGACCGCAAAACTGAAATGGAATTGTTTGCAAAGCGTTTTGAGCAACATTTACACAACAATATTTTATCTGAGAAAGTACGTGGAGGTTTCGAAGCTAAAATGTCACTTTCGGAAATTGCTTCATGTAGCTACGAGGCCCGCGCCAAAGGTATACGCAATGGCATGTTTGTCGGACAAGCTTTGAATTTATGTCCTGAATTAAAGACCATACCTTATGATTTCGAAGGCTACCGTGAAGTAGCTTATACCTTATATGATACTATAGCTCAGTATACGTTAAATATTGAAGCTGTTAGTTGCGATGAAATGTTTGTTGATCTAACAGATATATTAGAAGAGATGCAGGTGGAACCAATGGAATTTGTGCGTGCTGTGCGCGAAGAAATGCGAGCAAAAACTGGGTGTCCATGCTCCGCAGGTGTAGGTGGAAATAA GTTGCAAGCGCGCATGGCAACAAAACAGGCCAAGCCAGATGGTCAGTACTTATTGCTGCCAGAAGTTGCTGAAGAGTATATGGCAGACATAAAAATCGAAGAGTTACCCGGTGTGGGAAGTAGCACAGCTTATActctgaaaaataataatttagtaaCTTGCGGAGATCTTCAAAAGATTTCGTTATTGACATTACAAATGCATGTTGGCAAAAAATTTGGTGAGACGCTTCATCAGTTCTGCCATGGTATCGATAATCGTCCGCTTACTTATGGGCAA ATACGTAAATCGGTTTCTGCAGAAGTGAATTATGGTATACGTTTCAAAGAATTCAGTGAATTGGAAACATTTTTGCGACAATTATGCACTGAAGTGCACACTCGCCTTACCGACATAAAACGACGCACGAAATGTGTTACACTAAAGGTAATGGTACGCGCTAAAGATGCACCCCTTGAGGCAGCTAAATTTATGGGTCACGGCGTATGTGATCACATAACAAAATCAGTTTCACTCTCAGATTATACAAGCGACGTAGAAGTGATCACGCGCACAATTATTGCTACTATGAAGGCACTGACGATACCGCCAAATGAATTGCGTGGCATTGGCATTCAACTCTCTAAACTAAATGATCCTAACGAAAGCAAGGCACGAAAGGAGAATGCAATAATGAATATGTTTAGCAAGGTGGCGGAAAAGAAAAAAG ACAAAATCAGTGAACCGTTCGATAATAATATTGACACTAGTATCACAAGAGATAATGCTGCTACCATAAATGCTAATATGCCGATAATATATAAGGCAGCATCAAATGAACACAAATCCGAACAAAACAACAAAGATCTTGGAAAACGCACTCGAGGTAAGATTGCTAGTGGCGTCTCGgagaaaaaatcgaaaaatacgcCTGATATAATGGACTTAATGCAAAAAGCCAAATCAAAGCAACCGGTCGTATCGTCGAGTAACACTCCGAGTATTAACAATGCCATACCGAAAGATATCGATCCAGATGTATTTGCGGCTCTACCAGTCGACATacgtaatgaaattttacaagcCCACAGTGGAAGTGTACAACAACCAATGAAAACCGTTACGTCAACTCAACCACTAACTAATTCGAATTTAAGCATTCTAAACGAAAGTGATTTCCAACCATCAACGTCCAAAGCAGCCGAACTAAAAAAACAACGTAAACAGCTGCAGaaattacaaaagcaacaagaCCATCAAGTTAACGCATATAATTTCACAAAAACGCCGCATATTGATCCGGAATTTTTGGCGGCGTTGCCAAAAGAGTTACGTATGGAAGTGGAGAAGGAATATGCGCAGCTACCTGCAAATTGTGAGCCACCTGACTTCGTGAGAAAACCTAGCAGCAAGTCACCAGAAAATTCTGATGAACAGCggcacaaaatacaaatatctaCCGACAATATTTTCATGCAAGTGAACtgtaaagaaataattttagctTGGTTAAAGAGCGCCGACGAACCAGAAGCATATGATGTTGATTTGATTGCCAAACATGCTGAAGAAATGGTCAGTACTGATGAAATTGATACACTATACACGCCGCTAATATATCTCTGCAA GTTAATAAATATCCAGAAGAGTAGTGGTACAACTAGTGATTGTGTGTGGCACAAAGCCTACCTGGGCATAATAAAGGTAGTACAGAAGCGAATGGCAGAAGCTTATAACGGCCGTAGTCTGTTTTTGGGCGTAAAGTTGGAATGtgataaatgtaaaaattcgTTAATAAAGTGA
- the Tudor-SN gene encoding staphylococcal nuclease domain-containing protein 1, which produces MSGPALTSPATATNKDGDSASSAPKRRGIVKQVLSGDTVVIRALKGAPPPEKQITFSYVLAPKLARRPGAGGDETKDEPWAWDSREFLRKKLIGEEVLFSFEKPANSNREYGFVWLGKDAESGENVVETMVREGYVTVRREGRPSSELQRLIELEDQAKSANRGKWSHVPPVEKVRHIKWTQENPAHIVEYYGGKPVKAIIEHVRDGSTVRAFLLPDFQYITLMISGIRCPGVKLDADGKPDLSVKIPFADEARFYVESRLLQREVEIRLESVNNSNFIGTILFPKGNIAESLLREGLAKCVDWSMAVMKSGAEKLRAAERTAKENRLRLWKEYQSKAPTVNAKEKDFTGTVVEVFNGDAVSVRLSNGQVKKVFFSSIRPPRDQRSVVGADGEVGVPLRGKNYRPLYEIPFMFEAREFLRKKLINKKVQCNLDYISPARDNFPEKYCYTVNIGGQNVAEAMVAKGLATCVRHRQDDDQRSSVYDQLLAAESQAIKGQKGMFGKKDNVPLRINDLTVDHSRIKVQYLPSWQRALRTEAIVEFVASGSRLRLYVPKDSCLVTFLLAGISCPRSSRPALSSPHVPAQDGEPYGEEALAFTRDRVLQRDVSVHIDTTDKAGSSVIGWLWTDNNVNLSVALVEEGLAEVHFSAEKSEYYRQLKNAEDRAKAAKKNIWANYVEQVIEEKPVVVEEEKDEKVPVERKVHYEDVIVTEITADLTFFAQAVENGAKLEAMMAKLHADFQSNPPIVGAYTPKRGDVCAAQFSADNQWYRAKIERVQGNNATVLYIDYGNKETVPTNRLAALPAGFTSDRPYATEYALALVQLPSDNEDKEEALRIFAEDVLNRTVKLNVELKPATGPALATVHDPATNVDIGKQLVADGYVLAEKRRERKLKDLVEQYRAAQQAALAAHLVIWKYGDITQDDAPEFSR; this is translated from the exons atgagTGGACCCGCATTGACAAGTCCAGCCACGGCGACAAATAAGGATGGTGATTCCGCGTCGTCGGCACCAAAACGGCGTGGTATTGTGAAACAG GTTCTTTCGGGAGACACTGTGGTTATTCGTGCATTAAAAGGTGCACCACCACCGGAAAAACAAATTACATTCTCTTACGTTCTTGCGCCCAAGTTAGCTCGTCGTCCAGGTGCCGGAGGTGATGAGACTAAGGATGAACCATGGGCCTGGGATTCACGTGAATTTCTAAGAAAGAAACTTATTGGTGAAGAAGTTTTGTTCTCATTTGAAAAACCTGCCAATTCTAATAGAGAATATGGTTTCGTATGGCTGGGCAAGGATGCGGAATCCGGCGAAAATGTTGTTGAAACAATGGTGCGTGAGGGTTACGTAACTGTACGTCGAGAGGGAAGACCTTCCAGCGAATTGCAAAGACTTATCGAATTAGAAGATCAAGCTAAAAGTGCGAATCGCGGTAAATGGTCGCATGTGCCACCTGTTGAAAAAGTGCGCCATATTAAATGGACCCAGGAGAATCCTGCCCATATTGTTGAATACTATGGTGGTAAACCAGTCAAAGCGATTATCGAACATGTTCGAGATGGTTCGACGGTTCGTGCCTTCCTTCTGCCAGATTTCCAATATATAACATTGATGATTTCGGGAATCCGTTGTCCAGGTGTGAAGCTTGATGCCGATGGCAAACCAGATTTAAGCGTAAAAATTCCTTTTGCCGATGAAGCCCGTTTCTACGTAGAATCCCGATTGCTACAACGCGAAGTAGAAATTCGTCTCGAGTCTGTAAACAACTCAAATTTCATTGGTACGATTCTGTTCCCCAAGGGCAACATTGCCGAATCATTGCTGCGCGAAGGTTTGGCAAAATGTGTTGACTGGTCGATGGCCGTAATGAAGAGCG GAGCCGAGAAGTTGCGTGCTGCCGAGCGAACTGCTAAGGAAAACCGTCTGCGTTTGTGGAAGGAATATCAATCAAAGGCGCCCACTGTTAATGCTAAGGAAAAAGATTTCACCGGCACAGTAGTAGAAGTATTCAACGGAGATGCCGTTAGTGTACGCCTGTCAAACGGACAAGTGAagaaagtatttttttcttcGATACGCCCACCACGTGACCAACGTTCCGTTGTCGGCGCTGATGGTGAGGTTGGTGTACCTCTACGCGGTAAGAACTACCGTCCGCTTTATGAGATTCCATTCATGTTCGAAGCTCGCGAATTTTTGCGTAAGaaattaatcaataaaaaagtgcaatgTAACTTGGACTACATTTCGCCGGCACGTGATAATTTCCCAGAGAAATATTGTTATACCGTGAACATTGGCGGACAAAATGTTGCTGAAGCTATGGTTGCAAAGGGTTTAGCAACCTGCGTACGTCATCGTCAAGATGATGATCAACGCTCTTCAGTGTACGATCAGCTTTTAGCTGCCGAAAGTCAAGCTATCAAGGGTCAAAAGGGCATGTTTGGCAAAAAAGATAATGTGCCATTGCGTATCAATGATTTGACAGTTGATCATTCCCGTATCAAAGTACAGTATCTTCCTTCTTGGCAACGTGCCTTACGTACCGAAGCTATTGTTGAATTCGTCGCTAGTGGTTCACGTCTGCGTTTGTATGTGCCGAAAGATAGTTGTCTGGTAACATTCCTGTTGGCTGGCATTTCTTGTCCGCGTTCTTCACGTCCTGCTCTAAGCTCCCCACATGTCCCAGCTCAAGATGGCGAACCTTATGGTGAGGAGGCTTTAGCATTCACACGTGATCGCGTTCTACAACGTGATGTATCAGTGCATATTGACACCACCGATAAAGCCGGCTCTTCCGTTATCGGCTGGCTTTGGACGGACAATAATGTGAACTTGTCGGTTGCATTGGTTGAGGAAGGTCTTGCTGAGGTGCACTTCAGTGCAGAAAAGTCTGAATATTACCGTCAGCTTAAGAATGCCGAAGATCGTGCCAAGGCGGCCAAGAAGAATATCTGGGCCAattatgttgagcaagttattGAGGAGAAACCCGTCGTCGTAGAGGAAGAGAAGGACGAGAAAGTACCCGTGGAACGTAAAGTTCATTATGAAGATGTTATTGTAACTGAGATTACTGCCGATTTGACGTTCTTTGCGCAAGCCGTGGAAAATGGTGCCAAATTGGAGGCGATGATGGCCAAATTGCACGCTGATTTCCAATCCAATCCACCAATCGTGGGTGCCTACACCCCCAAACGTGGTGATGTGTGCGCAGCGCAATTTTCCGCCGACAATCAGTGGTACCGCGCCAAGATCGAACGTGTGCAAGGCAACAACGCTACCGTGCTTTACATCGACTACGGCAACAAGGAG ACTGTGCCTACAAACCGTTTGGCCGCTCTACCAGCCGGATTCACCAGCGACAGGCCGTACGCAACCGAGTATGCACTGGCTTTGGTACAACTTCCCTCCGACAATGAAGATAAGGAGGAAGCCTTACGTATCTTTGCCGAGGATGTGCTCAATCGTACTGTTAAGTTGAATGTCGAACTAAAACCTGCCACCGGGCCGGCATTAGCAACGGTGCATGATCCGGCCACCAATGTCGACATTGGTAAACAGTTGGTAGCGGATGGTTATGTATTAGCCGAGAAGCGTCGCGAACGTAAACTCAAGGATTTGGTGGAGCAGTATAGAGCCGCTCAACAAGCTGCCTTGGCTGCACATTTGGTTATCTGGAAATATGGTGACATCACTCAGGATGATGCGCCTGAATTTAGCCGCTAA
- the LOC106617344 gene encoding EEF1A lysine methyltransferase 2, translated as MSVEELEGSELGTKNYWDSSYDQDIANYKNHGDVGTIWFDEDSQIRIINWILKQDTFSNDVNVVDMGCGNGMFLIELAREGFSNLLGVDYSEGAIELAKQIAKDQELNIRYQVADLLNTELCQQQFGTFGIVHDKGTYDAISLCPDNPREKRDTYINTVHSLMDENSLLILTSCNWTEDELLISLADKFVKKCSIPTPCFKFGGKIGSVVSSIVFTKK; from the coding sequence ATGTCTGTGGAAGAGCTAGAAGGATCCGAACTTGGTACCAAGAACTATTGGGATAGCAGCTATGACCAAGATATTGCTAATTATAAAAATCATGGAGACGTGGGGACGATTTGGTTTGATGAAGACTCTCAAATTCGTATCATAAATTGGATATTGAAGCAGGATACATTCAGTAATGATGTAAATGTTGTTGATATGGGCTGTGGCAATGGTATGTTTTTAATAGAACTAGCTCGAGAGGGATTTTCAAATTTACTTGGTGTGGACTACTCGGAAGGTGCCATTGAATTAGCTAAGCAAATAGCCAAAGATCAAGAGTTAAACATTCGTTATCAAGTTGCGGATTTATTGAATACGGAACTCTGCCAACAACAATTCGGAACTTTCGGAATCGTCCATGACAAGGGCACCTATGACGCCATCAGTTTATGTCCAGACAATCCAAGAGAAAAACGTGACACATATATTAATACAGTTCATAGCCTTATGGATGAGAACagcttattaattttaacatctTGCAATTGGACGGAAGATGAGCTCCTAATTAGTTTGGCAGATAAGTTCGTTAAGAAATGTTCAATTCCTACACCTTGTTTCAAATTTGGTGGTAAAATCGGTAGTGTTGTCAGTTCCATAGTATTTACAAAAAAGTag